A stretch of the Streptomyces ortus genome encodes the following:
- a CDS encoding N-acyl-D-amino-acid deacylase family protein, with translation MLDHLIKGVTVVDGSGGDSFVADVGIRDGRIAVVGAVTEEARTSEDAAGLVLAPGFVDPHTHYDAQLFWDPYATPSLNHGVTTVAGGNCGFTLAPLNPARPEDADYTRRMMSKVEGMSLVALEEGAPWSWHSFGEYLDALEGRIAVNAGFMVGHCALRRYVMGPDAVGGQPTQEQLAEMVALLDEAMEAGAWGLSTTQSSTHSDGDGRPVASRHAGPAELLALSRAVGEREGTQIEAIVAGCLDQFSDDEIDLFVEMSAAAGRPLNWNVLTIDAAVPERVPRQLAASERARKAGGRIVALTMPILTPMNMSLGTFCALNLIPGWGEILGLPVPERIEKLRDPDVRAGMLRRAESKEAGVFRRLADFGRYVIGDTYSAQNEGLTGRVVRDIAAERGQEPFECIVEICANDVMRTVLWPMPTDNDPGSWTLRQETWRHEDVLLGGSDAGAHLDRMCGAPYTTRFLGDCLRGRKLVTLEQAVKMLTDDPAQLFGLRGRGRIAEGFHADLVLFDPERIDAGKATLVHDLPGDSPRLDSKAIGITAVWVNGVESIRDDVVTGAVPGKVLRSGRDTRTVSTK, from the coding sequence GTGCTTGACCATCTCATCAAAGGTGTGACCGTCGTCGATGGGTCGGGCGGGGACTCCTTCGTCGCCGATGTCGGGATACGGGACGGGCGGATCGCCGTCGTCGGGGCGGTCACCGAGGAGGCCCGCACGTCCGAGGACGCCGCCGGGCTCGTCCTCGCCCCCGGATTCGTCGACCCCCACACGCACTACGACGCGCAGCTCTTCTGGGACCCGTACGCGACGCCTTCGCTCAACCACGGCGTGACGACCGTCGCGGGCGGCAACTGCGGTTTCACGCTCGCCCCCCTGAACCCCGCGCGGCCCGAGGACGCCGACTACACGCGGCGGATGATGTCCAAGGTCGAGGGCATGTCGCTGGTCGCCCTGGAGGAGGGCGCGCCCTGGAGCTGGCACTCCTTCGGGGAGTACCTCGACGCCCTGGAGGGCCGGATCGCGGTCAACGCGGGCTTCATGGTGGGGCATTGCGCGCTGCGGCGGTACGTGATGGGTCCGGACGCGGTGGGCGGGCAGCCCACGCAGGAGCAGCTGGCGGAGATGGTCGCGCTCCTCGACGAGGCGATGGAGGCCGGGGCCTGGGGGCTGTCCACCACCCAGTCGTCGACGCACTCCGACGGCGACGGCAGGCCCGTCGCCTCCCGGCACGCCGGACCCGCCGAACTCCTCGCCCTGTCCCGGGCGGTGGGCGAGCGCGAGGGCACCCAGATCGAGGCGATCGTGGCGGGCTGCCTCGACCAGTTCAGCGACGACGAGATCGACCTGTTCGTGGAGATGAGCGCGGCGGCCGGCCGGCCCCTGAACTGGAACGTCCTGACGATCGACGCGGCCGTGCCCGAGCGCGTCCCGCGGCAGCTGGCGGCGAGCGAGCGGGCCCGTAAGGCCGGCGGGCGGATCGTGGCGCTCACGATGCCGATCCTCACGCCGATGAACATGTCGCTGGGCACCTTCTGCGCCCTCAACCTCATCCCCGGCTGGGGTGAGATCCTGGGCCTCCCGGTGCCCGAGCGGATAGAGAAACTGCGGGACCCGGATGTCCGCGCCGGGATGCTGCGGCGGGCCGAATCCAAGGAGGCGGGCGTCTTCCGGCGCCTCGCGGACTTCGGCCGGTACGTCATCGGGGACACCTACAGCGCGCAGAACGAGGGCCTCACCGGCCGCGTCGTACGGGACATCGCGGCCGAGCGGGGCCAGGAACCCTTCGAGTGCATCGTCGAGATCTGCGCCAATGACGTGATGCGTACGGTGCTGTGGCCCATGCCGACCGACAACGACCCCGGCTCGTGGACCCTGCGCCAGGAGACGTGGCGGCACGAGGACGTGCTGCTCGGCGGCTCGGACGCGGGCGCCCATCTGGACCGGATGTGCGGGGCGCCGTACACGACCCGGTTCCTGGGGGATTGCCTGCGGGGCCGCAAACTCGTCACGCTGGAGCAGGCGGTGAAGATGCTCACGGACGATCCGGCACAGCTCTTCGGGCTCCGTGGGCGCGGACGGATCGCGGAGGGTTTCCATGCGGACCTCGTGCTCTTCGACCCGGAACGGATCGACGCCGGCAAGGCCACCCTGGTGCACGACCTGCCGGGAGACAGCCCGCGCCTCGACTCCAAGGCGATCGGCATCACGGCCGTGTGGGTCAACGGCGTCGAGTCGATACGCGACGACGTGGTGACCGGGGCCGTACCGGGCAAGGTGCTCAGGTCGGGCCGCGACACGCGCACGGTGAGCACCAAGTGA